One region of Quercus lobata isolate SW786 chromosome 2, ValleyOak3.0 Primary Assembly, whole genome shotgun sequence genomic DNA includes:
- the LOC115977853 gene encoding shikimate kinase 3, chloroplastic-like, whose amino-acid sequence MEAITTPQFSALTTGSKSIGRSENIAMVALNFNRRGRKDCVITISRKPNIQSRSFHLGLPHSCNHSQAPLLESGDCYTSFDEDWLLKNKAQEVASCLNGRSIFLVGMMGSGKTTVGRILSEALGYCFVDSDRYVEQAMGTSVTQIFELRGESFFRDHESEALQKLSFAPRKVVATGGGAVVRPVNWKYMRQGITVFLDVPLDALARRIAAVGTDSRPLLHFESGDAYTKAFVGLFTLTKKRSEAYANADATVSLLHLATNLRLEDVSDITPTVIAIEVLAQIEKFLRGNNGTALLVGMLQ is encoded by the exons ATGGAAGCAATAACTACGCCTCAATTCTCTGCTCTAACAACCGGTTCCAAGAGTATTGGGAGGAGTGAGAATATAGCAATGGTGGCTTTGAATTTTAATCGGAGAGGCAGGAAAGACTGTGTTATAACAATTTCTCGCAAGCCAAACATACAGAGTCGCAGCTTCCATTTGGGACTTCCACACTCTTGTAATCATTCACAAG CTCCACTGCTGGAATCTGGAGATTGTTACACTTCTTTTGATGAGGACTGGTTGTTAAAG AACAAAGCACAAGAGGTCGCTTCGTGCTTAAATGGCCGCTCTATATTTCTTGTTG GAATGATGGGCTCTGGAAAAACGACAGTGGGCCGGATTTTGTCAGAAGCATTAGGTTATTGTTTTGTTGACAG TGACAGATATGTCGAACAGGCAATGGGAACTTCCGTGACTCAAATCTTTGAACTGCGTGGTGAGAGTTTCTTCAGAGATCATGAG aGTGAGGCATTGCAGAAATTGTCTTTTGCACCAAGGAAAGTTGTTGCCACAGGAGGTGGTGCAGTGGTTCGACCTGTCAACTG GAAATATATGAGGCAGGGGATCACTGTCTTTTTAGACGTACCTCTTGATGCCTTGGCGAGGAGAATCGCTGCAGTGGGAACTGATTCTCGCCCTCTTTTGCATTTCGAATCAGGAGATGCTTACACCAAG GCTTTTGTGGGACTGTTTACTCTAACGAAAAAGCGATCTGAGGCATATGCCAATGCTGATGCTACGGTTTCCCTTCTAC ATCTTGCAACCAACCTGCGTCTTGAAGATGTGTCTGATATCACACCAACTGTCATAGCAATTGAG GTACTGGCTCAAATTGAGAAATTTCTACGGGGTAACAATG GGACAGCTCTTTTGGTAGGGATGTTGcagtaa